Proteins from a genomic interval of Hydrogenophaga sp. PAMC20947:
- a CDS encoding ArsC family reductase: protein MTTLYGIPNCDTVKKARAWLSEHGVDYTFHDFKKQGVPAAELVHWLETVEWETLVNRKGTTWRKLEEAERTAVMDAGSAQVLMLAQASVIKRPVVQWDDGVVTVGFDVKAWGARL from the coding sequence ATGACCACACTCTACGGCATCCCCAACTGCGACACCGTCAAAAAGGCCCGCGCCTGGCTCAGCGAGCACGGCGTTGATTACACGTTTCACGACTTCAAAAAACAAGGTGTGCCCGCCGCCGAGCTGGTCCACTGGCTCGAAACGGTGGAATGGGAAACGCTGGTCAACCGCAAGGGCACGACCTGGCGCAAGCTGGAAGAGGCCGAGCGCACCGCTGTCATGGATGCGGGCAGCGCCCAAGTGCTCATGCTGGCCCAGGCCAGCGTGATCAAGCGCCCGGTGGTGCAATGGGATGATGGGGTTGTGACAGTGGGCTTTGATGTGAAGGCCTGGGGCGCCCGCCTTTAG
- a CDS encoding O-succinylhomoserine sulfhydrylase, whose protein sequence is MPSLPPEYADLHRDTLAVRAAVERTAYGENSEALFLTSGYVQPSAEAAARRFAGEEDGFTYGRYGNPTVASFEQRLAALEGAEACISTASGMSAILMMCMGLLKAGDHVLCSRSMFGSTIKLIGSDLAKFGVESSFLPQADAAAWQAAIKPNTKLLFAETPTNPLTEVCDIRALADIAHNAGALLCVDNCFATPALQRPMALGADIVMHSGTKYLDGQGRVMAGALCASEELVTKSFLPVLKSAGMTLAPFNAWVCLKGLETLDIRMQAQSARALALAHWLESHPSVARVFYPGLASHPQHALAMAQQSGVGGAVLSFEVQAQGDEQARQRAFHVLDSMRVLSLSTNLGDTKTLVAHPASTSHGRLTSEQRSAAGVTQGLIRVAVGLEHLQDITADLDRGLTSF, encoded by the coding sequence ATGCCATCTTTGCCACCCGAATACGCTGACTTGCACCGCGACACCCTGGCCGTTCGCGCGGCGGTCGAGCGCACCGCTTACGGTGAAAATTCCGAAGCCCTTTTCCTGACCAGTGGCTATGTTCAGCCTTCGGCCGAGGCCGCCGCGAGGCGTTTTGCGGGGGAGGAAGACGGCTTCACCTATGGCCGCTATGGCAATCCAACGGTGGCCAGTTTCGAGCAGCGACTGGCTGCGCTGGAAGGGGCTGAGGCCTGCATCTCTACCGCCTCTGGCATGTCGGCCATCTTGATGATGTGCATGGGCTTGCTCAAGGCGGGTGACCATGTGCTGTGCTCGCGCTCGATGTTTGGCTCAACGATCAAGCTGATCGGCTCCGACCTCGCCAAGTTTGGCGTCGAGAGCAGTTTCCTGCCCCAGGCCGATGCGGCCGCCTGGCAGGCGGCCATCAAGCCCAACACCAAGTTGCTGTTCGCCGAAACACCCACGAATCCGCTCACCGAAGTGTGTGACATCCGGGCCTTGGCCGATATCGCCCACAACGCGGGCGCGCTGCTGTGCGTGGACAATTGCTTTGCCACGCCAGCGCTGCAGCGCCCGATGGCGCTCGGCGCCGATATCGTGATGCATTCGGGCACCAAATACCTCGACGGCCAGGGCCGTGTGATGGCGGGGGCGCTGTGCGCCAGCGAAGAGCTGGTGACCAAGAGTTTCCTGCCTGTCCTCAAAAGCGCGGGCATGACCCTGGCGCCATTCAACGCCTGGGTGTGTCTCAAGGGCCTGGAAACGCTGGACATCCGCATGCAGGCGCAGTCGGCGCGGGCACTCGCCCTGGCGCATTGGCTGGAGAGCCACCCCTCGGTGGCACGGGTGTTTTACCCGGGACTCGCCAGCCATCCGCAACATGCGCTGGCCATGGCCCAGCAGTCGGGCGTGGGCGGTGCGGTGTTGTCGTTTGAAGTCCAGGCGCAAGGTGACGAGCAGGCGCGCCAGCGTGCCTTCCACGTGCTCGACAGCATGCGCGTGCTGTCGTTGTCCACCAACCTGGGCGACACCAAAACGCTGGTGGCCCACCCGGCCAGCACCTCACACGGCCGGCTCACATCCGAGCAACGCAGCGCTGCTGGTGTGACCCAGGGCCTGATCCGCGTGGCGGTGGGCCTGGAGCATTTGCAAGACATCACCGCCGACCTCGACCGCGGCCTCACTTCGTTCTGA
- a CDS encoding SPOR domain-containing protein → MITSRSGSSGSSSAPPASQSIEVVRRRARHRLIGAAVLVLLGVLGFPMLFDTEPRPVAGDIPIEIPARGTTPALTEPREPAAASSGEVTSESASTEPSKAGGVAPATSATVTAAESLGAREEVMEPAGKPSADTDAKAAPKSDNVTPAATTTAAAKDDSAQNAAKDAARVAAKEKEAKDKVVASKAAAAESARAKSLLESKAPAGAERLVVQVGAFAEAQSARATRLKLERAGFKTYTHVAETSAGKLIRVRVGPFSTRSEADRAAAKVKALGLPARILSL, encoded by the coding sequence ATGATCACATCCCGTTCAGGCTCCTCAGGCAGTTCCTCCGCACCGCCCGCGTCTCAATCCATTGAGGTGGTGAGGCGGCGCGCCCGGCACCGTCTGATCGGCGCTGCGGTGCTGGTTTTGCTGGGTGTGCTGGGGTTTCCGATGTTGTTTGACACTGAGCCCAGACCGGTGGCAGGCGACATACCCATTGAAATTCCCGCCCGTGGCACGACGCCAGCGTTGACCGAGCCGCGCGAGCCTGCGGCAGCTTCGTCCGGTGAGGTCACCTCGGAAAGCGCCTCAACCGAGCCTTCGAAGGCGGGTGGAGTAGCGCCAGCCACTTCGGCAACCGTGACCGCTGCTGAAAGCCTGGGCGCCCGGGAAGAGGTGATGGAGCCCGCGGGCAAGCCCTCAGCCGATACAGACGCCAAAGCTGCGCCCAAGTCAGACAATGTGACGCCCGCAGCCACAACAACAGCTGCTGCGAAGGACGACAGTGCGCAGAATGCCGCCAAAGACGCAGCCCGTGTGGCTGCCAAAGAAAAAGAGGCCAAGGATAAAGTTGTCGCCAGCAAGGCCGCAGCGGCGGAGTCCGCCCGGGCGAAGTCCTTGCTGGAAAGCAAGGCACCAGCAGGCGCGGAGCGACTGGTGGTGCAGGTGGGGGCTTTTGCGGAAGCCCAAAGCGCCCGTGCCACGCGCCTCAAGCTTGAGCGCGCCGGATTCAAGACCTACACCCATGTGGCTGAAACCTCGGCCGGCAAGCTCATTCGCGTGCGCGTGGGGCCGTTTTCCACGCGCTCAGAGGCCGACAGGGCCGCTGCCAAGGTGAAGGCTTTGGGCTTGCCCGCCCGGATACTGTCGCTGTGA
- the folC gene encoding bifunctional tetrahydrofolate synthase/dihydrofolate synthase, with protein MTPSTLSDWLAHCERLHPMTIDMGLDRVHRVAQRMHLVMNCPVITVAGTNGKGSTCAMLEAVYGEAGFRTGVYTSPHLVLFEERCRVAGEMVAGESLLPAFAEVEAARLGRGASGADDGAEISLTYFEFTTLAILRVLSQSQLDVAILEVGLGGRLDAVNIIDTDCAVITSIALDHTALLGLDRESIGYEKAGIMRTGRPVIVSDPVPPQSVLDRAMEVGANLWRLGKDFHFAGDQQQWGWAMHPSHGGRRYAGLAYPALRGANQLVNASGVLGALEALRPRLPVTAQAVRNGLAMVALPGRFQMVPGAPSLVLDVAHNPHSVAALTENLDAMGFFPTTHAVFGVMADKDLPLMLERIAPLIDRWYVTNLPLERASTAEALAAQLDAHPATAPQGVSRVAGCYGSPMDALRAAVAAADPADRIVVFGSFHTVGGVLQDGVPRLSAKHVSV; from the coding sequence ATGACACCTTCCACACTCTCCGACTGGCTCGCCCACTGCGAGCGCCTGCACCCCATGACCATCGACATGGGGCTGGACCGCGTGCACCGCGTGGCGCAGCGCATGCACTTGGTGATGAATTGCCCTGTGATCACAGTGGCGGGGACCAATGGCAAGGGCTCCACTTGCGCCATGCTGGAGGCCGTGTACGGCGAGGCGGGCTTCCGCACGGGTGTCTACACCTCGCCGCATCTGGTGCTTTTTGAAGAGCGCTGCCGCGTCGCGGGCGAGATGGTGGCGGGCGAGTCCCTGTTGCCAGCCTTCGCCGAAGTGGAGGCCGCGCGGCTGGGGCGGGGCGCGTCAGGCGCTGATGATGGGGCCGAAATCAGCCTCACGTACTTTGAGTTCACCACCCTCGCCATCCTGCGTGTGTTGTCTCAGAGCCAGCTCGATGTAGCGATTCTGGAAGTGGGTCTGGGTGGGCGCCTGGATGCGGTGAACATCATCGACACCGATTGCGCCGTGATCACCAGCATCGCGCTCGACCACACGGCCTTGCTGGGGCTTGATCGTGAATCCATTGGCTATGAAAAGGCCGGCATCATGCGCACCGGACGGCCAGTGATCGTGAGCGATCCAGTGCCGCCGCAAAGTGTGCTGGACCGCGCCATGGAAGTGGGTGCAAACCTGTGGCGCCTGGGCAAAGACTTTCATTTCGCCGGCGACCAGCAGCAGTGGGGCTGGGCGATGCACCCGTCACATGGTGGGCGCCGCTATGCGGGTCTGGCTTACCCCGCTTTGCGGGGGGCGAACCAGCTGGTGAACGCGTCGGGTGTGCTGGGCGCCCTGGAGGCCTTGCGCCCGCGCTTGCCGGTAACGGCGCAAGCGGTGCGCAACGGTCTCGCCATGGTCGCATTGCCCGGACGCTTCCAGATGGTGCCGGGCGCTCCCTCGCTGGTGCTCGATGTGGCGCACAACCCGCATTCGGTGGCCGCGCTGACCGAAAACCTCGATGCCATGGGTTTTTTTCCGACCACACATGCTGTGTTCGGCGTCATGGCAGACAAAGACCTGCCTTTGATGCTGGAACGCATTGCGCCTTTGATCGACCGTTGGTATGTGACCAATTTGCCGCTGGAGCGGGCCAGCACTGCCGAAGCGCTGGCGGCCCAGCTGGATGCGCATCCAGCCACGGCGCCCCAAGGGGTTTCGCGGGTGGCCGGGTGCTACGGTTCGCCCATGGACGCCTTGAGGGCTGCGGTGGCCGCTGCCGACCCCGCTGATAGAATCGTCGTCTTTGGCTCGTTCCACACCGTGGGTGGCGTTTTGCAGGATGGTGTGCCCCGTCTGTCGGCAAAACACGTCTCAGTTTGA
- a CDS encoding CvpA family protein — MVGMNWVDIALVAVLVLSILLGLWRGLVYEVLSVAGWVVAFIAAQRYASPVAELLPMDEFAPALRLAAGFALVFVGVAFAAGLVSWLVKKLVASVGLRPVDRLLGAVFGIARGVLILLAVATVVSMTPVRTDPAWVGSPVAAGLAQGLSAIKPVLPLAIGQYLP; from the coding sequence ATGGTGGGCATGAATTGGGTCGATATTGCCTTGGTGGCGGTGTTGGTTCTATCCATCCTGCTCGGGTTGTGGCGTGGCCTGGTGTATGAAGTGTTATCGGTGGCTGGATGGGTGGTGGCCTTTATCGCGGCCCAGCGCTATGCCAGCCCCGTGGCCGAGCTTTTGCCCATGGATGAATTTGCCCCTGCGCTGCGACTTGCTGCGGGGTTTGCCTTGGTATTTGTGGGCGTTGCGTTTGCCGCAGGCTTGGTGTCGTGGCTGGTGAAAAAGCTGGTGGCCTCGGTGGGGTTGCGCCCGGTTGACCGGCTGCTGGGCGCCGTGTTTGGAATCGCCCGGGGGGTGCTGATTTTGCTGGCGGTTGCCACGGTCGTCAGCATGACGCCCGTTCGCACCGATCCGGCTTGGGTGGGCTCGCCTGTTGCAGCGGGCCTCGCGCAAGGCCTGAGCGCCATCAAGCCGGTGTTGCCCTTGGCGATTGGCCAGTACCTGCCTTGA
- the pip gene encoding prolyl aminopeptidase: MSLRELYPPIEPFKSGLLDTGDGHQVYWELSGNPAGKPAVFLHGGPGSGCSPEHRRLFDPERYCVLLFDQRGCGRSRPAAALENNTTWHLVADIERLRLMLGVEQWLVFGGSWGSTLALAYAQTHTERVSALIVRGIFTLRREELRWYYQEGASWLFPDLWEGFVAPIPEAERGDLIAAYRQRLVGEDRAEQLACARAWSLWEGQTIRLLPDAANSAKHAGDAFALAFARIENHYFVHEGWMDEGQLLRDAVKLAGIPGVIVQGRYDVCTPAKTAWALHKAWPQAAFHLVGDAGHAFNEPGILTHLLEATDRFAA, translated from the coding sequence ATGAGTTTGCGTGAGTTATACCCCCCGATTGAGCCTTTTAAGAGCGGTCTGCTCGACACCGGCGATGGCCATCAGGTGTACTGGGAGCTGAGCGGTAATCCTGCTGGCAAGCCCGCGGTTTTTTTGCACGGTGGGCCTGGGTCGGGGTGTTCGCCGGAACACCGGCGCCTGTTCGATCCCGAGCGATACTGCGTCTTGCTGTTCGACCAGCGGGGCTGTGGCCGTTCCCGACCCGCAGCCGCCCTGGAGAACAACACCACCTGGCATCTGGTGGCCGATATCGAGCGCTTGCGGTTGATGCTGGGCGTGGAGCAATGGCTGGTGTTTGGTGGTTCCTGGGGCAGCACGTTGGCGCTCGCTTACGCGCAAACCCACACCGAACGGGTATCGGCTCTGATCGTGCGCGGTATTTTCACCCTGCGCCGCGAGGAACTCCGCTGGTATTACCAAGAAGGCGCGTCATGGCTGTTCCCTGATTTGTGGGAAGGTTTTGTTGCACCGATCCCCGAGGCTGAGCGGGGTGATCTCATCGCGGCTTACCGCCAACGCCTGGTGGGCGAAGACCGCGCCGAACAATTGGCCTGCGCACGCGCCTGGAGCCTGTGGGAAGGCCAAACCATTCGATTGCTGCCCGACGCGGCCAACTCGGCAAAACATGCTGGCGATGCTTTTGCCTTGGCCTTTGCCCGCATCGAAAACCACTATTTTGTGCACGAAGGCTGGATGGACGAAGGTCAATTGCTGCGCGATGCGGTCAAGCTGGCGGGTATTCCAGGCGTGATCGTCCAAGGGCGTTACGACGTCTGCACCCCCGCCAAAACGGCCTGGGCACTGCACAAGGCCTGGCCACAGGCGGCGTTTCATCTGGTGGGCGATGCAGGCCATGCGTTCAATGAGCCGGGAATTCTGACGCACCTGCTGGAGGCCACCGACCGGTTTGCCGCCTGA
- the purF gene encoding amidophosphoribosyltransferase codes for MCGIVGVVSQAPVNQLIYDALLLLQHRGQDAAGIVTEQDRKFYMHKAKGMVRDVFRTRNMRALPGNAGLGQVRYPTAGNAYSEEEAQPFYVNAPFGIVLVHNGNLTNAQELKQELFLTDHRHINTDSDSEVLLNVLAHELEKISRGITLKPAEVFAAVKNVHKRIKGSYAVIALIAGHGLLAFRDPFGIRPLCVGKSGDGGVMVASESVTLDGNGFDLLRDVAPGEAVFISEQGEMQFQQCAETTRHKPCIFEYVYLARPDSVMDGISVYQARLNLGKTLAKRVISTVPPNQIDVVIPIPESSRPSAMELAQILGLPYREGFVKNRYVGRTFIMPGQGVRKKSVRQKLNVVASEFKGRNVLLVDDSIVRGTTSREIVQMARDAGARKVYLASAAPPVRFPNVYGIDMPTPQELIAHDRTLDEIRESIGCDALIYQDVDAMKNVIGALNPKLDGFDASCFDGVYVTGDITAEDILRLNQGRDQVEEGEEDTSRLALPNSLNA; via the coding sequence ATGTGTGGAATCGTGGGCGTGGTGAGCCAGGCACCGGTCAATCAATTGATCTATGACGCGTTGTTGCTGTTGCAGCACCGGGGGCAAGACGCCGCCGGCATCGTGACCGAGCAAGACCGCAAGTTCTACATGCACAAGGCCAAAGGCATGGTGCGAGATGTGTTTCGCACCCGCAACATGCGGGCACTGCCGGGCAATGCAGGCCTGGGGCAGGTGCGTTACCCCACAGCGGGCAATGCGTACAGCGAAGAAGAGGCGCAGCCGTTCTACGTCAATGCCCCGTTTGGCATCGTGCTGGTGCACAACGGCAACCTGACCAATGCCCAGGAACTGAAGCAAGAGCTGTTTCTGACCGACCACCGCCACATCAACACCGACAGCGATTCCGAGGTGTTGCTCAACGTTCTGGCGCACGAGCTGGAGAAGATTTCGCGTGGCATCACGCTGAAGCCCGCCGAAGTCTTCGCGGCGGTGAAAAATGTGCACAAGCGCATCAAGGGCTCATACGCCGTGATCGCCTTGATCGCCGGCCATGGCCTGCTGGCATTTCGCGACCCGTTTGGCATTCGGCCTCTGTGTGTGGGCAAATCCGGCGATGGGGGTGTGATGGTGGCCAGCGAGTCGGTCACCCTGGATGGCAATGGCTTTGATTTGTTGCGCGATGTGGCCCCGGGCGAGGCGGTGTTCATCAGTGAGCAAGGCGAAATGCAGTTTCAGCAATGCGCCGAGACCACCCGCCACAAGCCCTGCATTTTTGAGTACGTTTATCTGGCCCGCCCCGACTCCGTCATGGACGGCATTTCGGTGTACCAGGCCCGACTCAATCTGGGCAAGACACTGGCCAAGCGCGTGATCTCGACCGTGCCGCCCAATCAGATCGACGTGGTGATTCCGATCCCGGAATCGTCGCGTCCGAGCGCCATGGAGCTGGCGCAGATTCTTGGTTTGCCCTACCGCGAAGGTTTTGTGAAAAACCGCTACGTGGGACGGACCTTCATCATGCCGGGTCAGGGTGTGCGCAAGAAATCGGTGCGCCAGAAGCTCAACGTGGTGGCCAGCGAATTCAAGGGCCGCAACGTTTTGCTGGTGGACGATTCCATCGTGCGGGGCACGACGAGCCGGGAAATCGTGCAGATGGCGCGTGACGCGGGCGCCCGCAAGGTGTACCTTGCCAGCGCGGCCCCACCGGTGCGATTTCCCAACGTTTACGGCATCGACATGCCCACACCGCAAGAGCTGATCGCACACGACCGCACACTCGACGAGATCCGCGAGAGCATCGGCTGCGACGCCTTGATTTACCAGGACGTTGACGCCATGAAGAACGTGATCGGGGCGCTCAACCCGAAGTTGGATGGTTTTGACGCGTCGTGCTTCGATGGTGTTTATGTCACCGGTGATATCACGGCCGAAGACATTCTCCGCCTCAATCAGGGCCGTGATCAGGTGGAAGAGGGTGAAGAAGACACCTCTCGCCTGGCCTTGCCGAACTCTCTCAACGCTTGA
- a CDS encoding pyrimidine/purine nucleoside phosphorylase, with translation MTTTHLDGVSVSTQASVYFDGKCVSHSLTLPDGTKKSVGVVLPAVLTFGTAAPEIMECVGGGCEVKLAGTEAWVSVGPGERFSVVGNSSFDIRVTDAFHYICHYG, from the coding sequence ATGACCACTACCCACCTTGACGGCGTGTCCGTCTCGACGCAAGCGAGCGTCTACTTTGACGGCAAGTGCGTCAGCCACAGCCTCACCCTGCCCGACGGCACGAAAAAATCAGTAGGCGTGGTTTTGCCTGCGGTGCTCACGTTCGGTACGGCTGCGCCCGAAATCATGGAATGTGTGGGGGGCGGCTGTGAAGTCAAGCTGGCCGGCACCGAGGCCTGGGTTTCAGTGGGACCCGGCGAGCGCTTCAGCGTGGTCGGCAACTCCAGCTTTGACATCCGCGTGACCGACGCCTTCCATTACATCTGCCACTACGGGTAA